A stretch of Gemmatimonas aurantiaca T-27 DNA encodes these proteins:
- a CDS encoding MmcQ/YjbR family DNA-binding protein: MPAADPLPKLRDVCLALAEAHEVTAWGEPTFRVKNKLFAMYASPHTHHGQGRPAVWIKARPENQRLLIEADPSRYFVPPYVGPSGWVGVWLDKRPRWRDVMELLQDGYRQIAPKSLLARQGDRV; this comes from the coding sequence ATGCCGGCCGCGGATCCGCTGCCGAAGCTGCGCGACGTGTGTCTCGCACTCGCCGAGGCGCATGAGGTGACGGCGTGGGGCGAACCGACGTTTCGCGTGAAGAACAAGTTGTTCGCCATGTATGCCAGCCCGCACACGCATCATGGGCAGGGACGTCCGGCGGTCTGGATCAAGGCGCGTCCCGAGAATCAGCGATTGCTCATCGAGGCGGACCCGTCGCGCTATTTTGTGCCGCCCTATGTGGGGCCCAGCGGTTGGGTGGGGGTGTGGCTCGACAAACGTCCGCGGTGGCGTGACGTGATGGAATTGCTGCAGGACGGCTATCGCCAGATTGCACCAAAGTCGCTCCTCGCGCGGCAAGGGGACCGGGTGTAG